In the genome of Arachis stenosperma cultivar V10309 chromosome 6, arast.V10309.gnm1.PFL2, whole genome shotgun sequence, the window GCGACGTCGTTTCgcgagagagatagagagagaaaagagggGAGGGGGGAGAAGAAGAACGCTTTGCTGGTCTTCCTTACTTTCATTCGTTCCTTCACTCAAtgaaaacaaaaaggaaaaaccCTAGCTAGCATTCACCGCCGCCGAATGGGGTGATCCACTGCCGCCGTTCGTGGCTGTCCGAGGAGCCTTTCTTCGTATTGTCGGCGTTATCCAAGTCAAACCCCTTGTTCGCTGTCTTCTTCCTCGCTCGGCCCATCCTCCATCGGATTCGTCCTGCTCGCGGTCGTCCTGTCACAGTCGTCGTCGTCTCGTCGCCTTCTCGAAGGTCAGTGGCTTTGGTGtgcacttgttcttcatttttcGTTTTATTCTCTGACTCTCTGTTCTGAAATCAACCAATCATTGAATGATTATAGggttttgtgtttttgttgaaaTCATTGATTTGCTCTGGCTTTGGCTTGCTGCTGTGGGTTCTGGTTTGCTGTTGTGTGTTTTGTGGCTCCGCTGTACTGCTGCTGCTGTGTTTTTGTTGAAATCATAAACGATTAATAGCGAAATTTTCAATAAACAATAGAAACTATAAACGATTCTCTATCCTGTTTTACTATAATTACAATATTCTGCATATCATCATCAACTATGATTTTGATATGTGTTTTTATCACGTATAAATTGCAATGAAATTTAAACATAAATGTGTTGATATGTTGGTGTATATTCCTTGCCAGGGAAAACGGATGGAGCTTTTGTGCATCAAACAATGGATAAGTGGCCTTCTTCCAACCGTGAGTGAGTTTAAATTGTTTAAAGttgttattctattttattatattgaaataaatcaaataattgaTTCATAATACAGATTATTCACTAAGTAATTTATATGGCTCTTGCATCTTCTAGGCTATTCTTTAAAAGCTGCTTTGATGATTAACTATAACCCAGTTATACCATCTCTCTGTCTACCATGTAAGAGGAATTATAATTTACAACTTATATTGAAAATTATTACTGTATTTTTTTTTCCAGAAATAATGGATTGATTTATAATGAATTGGATGCTGACCACCTTGTTGATTTCATATACAGACTGTAAATATATAAACGTCAAACAGAAAATTTCATAGTTGGATATATACAATAATTAATGTAAGCTTGAATTATCTCTTCATAAAAATTGTTTTTCCACTTGAAATTGCTTAATTTTGAAGTACATCTTGCATTGGTGTGTTTAAGAACTTTGGTAACTGTATACCACCAACTAACTCTGGTTTAAGATGATAGAGGAGCTATATTGAATTATTCTGTTAAGTGTACATCATATGTGACATTAGCCCTATTTTTCTGCATTCTAGTTCTTGATTTACTAATTGAAATCATGTCAATTAAAGAGAAGTGGCTTAGTGCATGGTGCATAAAACCTGTTGGTGGAGCACTTGTTAGGCAGGAACCAGAATATATCTTACTAGCCTGTAAGTATATGAGTCTAAATTTCAATTTcagaatattaattttttattttatttttttcaaaagaaataGAATTTTAAACAGATtcttattgttattttattttattctgtCCGATTTTCAGAAAAcactatttttctttaaaaaagaagtggtacttttaaatttaaaaatataacaaattaaCAGAATCGGTTACTTCGGCCGCAAAGATTTCATAATagtaaaagatttgaaaagatcttcaaaaattatatctctcgaataagataagataatacctgaaattattatatttataatttgtaaATAAAAGATTTAAACCAAAAAATAAGAGAGTCGGTGCTGTTATCTACATCATATAAATACACTATACACACATAGTCCTTGAACTCCAAACATTTTGGTTTTCTGATTAATCAAATAGTTGAAGcaatacattattattattgttagtgATGGGTTCGCCGTTGAAGAAGATCATGCTATGCAGTTCGGAAAAGGAGATTTTCAATGTGGAAGAACAAGTGATGGTGCAACATTCGGTGATCATAAACAACATGATCGAAGATGGGTCGTACAACCATGAAGAGAGCAAGATTCCATTGGATTGCGTTGACTCCAAGACTCTCAAGAAGGTCATCGATTATTGTACACACCACACTCACCACCAGAATGACAACCAAGAAGATCTTGAGGCTTGGGATGCTCAATTTCTCAATGTTGATTCTAACGGCCTTTATGATTTGTTGATGGTGATTAATCCTCTCATTCTCTTTTTTCTCATACACTACTGCACATGCATGTTATGAATATAgatatactattatatattgacgAAGATgactgaaaaaataaaaattgctTTTGATCTCTTCAATTTTTATAAtcgccatttttttttgtctttccactgaaaattaattaaaaaaaaaagaaaaaaatattgattgGTTTTCATCATATACTAACTTTTAAAAAGGTTTCTTATATATAATTGTATATACTTCTAGAGTTCTAGTCTTCTACTATATTTTGCTCTCTTTTCTTTATTGTTAATGTTAATGTTGATCACATTACCCTCTTAGATTGTTGGCAGCATTTGTAgaacaaacataaaataacattaattagtGCCCATTGTAAATTAATTTTGGTatatttggattgatttttTTAGGCAGCAAATTATCTTGAGATTAGAAATCTCTTGGATCTGATATATGGAACTATAAAGAATATGATAAAGGGAAAGAAAATAGATGAGATACGCAGAATCTTCAACATCAAAGATCATGGCTTCACTTCTGAAGAGGAAGAACAAAATCGCAAGGAGTACCCACATTTTTATTAGAGCAAATCTTGTCTactctaattttatttgttttaaatttttttctatatgATGATCAACACCTAGTATTCAATATGGGGATGTTAGAAAGTGTTTTGGTTCTTTTGATATTGTaccattttcttttcaattgtaTATTTAGTTAAACCTTTTTTATTGTCATCATTTTATTAGTActtaatttagttttattttctttaatttaaaatataaatccgTTGACCTATATGGGTAACATGCATAGTTTTAGTTCAAGTACTACTTTTTACATGTGAATGATGTAATATTATTCTTAGCCCAAAAAGTATTAAATAGTTAACaaaattttactatttttgattaataattagtcaacaatatttaaaaataatgtagactaaaaatatattattatattattaaaataaattagactaataattaaaaatattaattaaaaataataaattctgctGTACTTAGACATGCAATTTTTTCTTACCCATTGATCCACACATTTTTTATGGAAGAGATGGGAACAGGGCAATTGCCTAACTTCCTCTTTGCTTTTGTATTTGTTCAAGCAAATGCAGCATTCCTATCATCGTACCAACCATAACTAATTTGTtactttaatttaatattaCAAAATTACTAATAATATAGATGGGATcaggattaataataataatttattttttatatattatcatCAAGTAATATATTTGcctaaatatatttatattattaatgtattaaaattaaatcaataagttaaaaataaaataaacattaaaagaaattaaatttattacttattattaaatccaattttaaaaaatataatatataattatagaaaaaataaacacatctagaatattttttattctcgTCTTTCCAATAAAATCTTTTAGTTAAAATCTGAattgtaaaatttataaattcattattagtaaacttaaaagtttttaattgaatgaaagacaataaaaaaatatcaatcaTACTAATTGTACATACAAAAATAAGCTATTTgtatagaatatatattaaaatatacaaGCACGCTATACATCCATATAACTATGTAACCAAATTGGCGTAAGTCTAAATAGAGGCACGCATGTTAACGATGAGTGAAAATACGCGCTCGCTCAAAAACCCTTCGTTATTTCGCGCtcattatgaaaaaatatttttttttcttaacacAAAATCGCTCATTCTCTTTGAATTTctcaaaatcactcaaacttCAATCACATTCTCTGCGAAAACCACTACTAGAGAAGAATGGCGAGAAGATTTGGAACAACCAGAAACGAACGAAAACAACAATAGAGATTTaccttcctcctcctcctcattctcctccttctttttcgcCTTCTTCTTTACGTGTTTTCTCCTTATcttcattcttttgttgttattgctgctgtattttttttatcttttcttctttctctcccTGGTGAAGAAGTAGTAAAAGGTGAGGAGGAAGAGTTTTAAATTGTGCAGAACAGAAATAAATCGAAATGGCCTAATCCACTGAACCAAACATCATTCATGTGCTGAATAAAACGTCATAAACATTTAAtcatcaaagaaaaatatttctacaTGCACAAGGACTCAATTGaacacactaacaatcaagtAAATCAAAATGAGTAACTCCATTGAACCAAGTAACATTCATGTGATGAATAAATCGTCATAAACATTCAATCATCAATAATAACATTTTTCCATGTAAAAGAAGTCAACTGAACACATAACAATCAGGTGAACCGAAATGATCAACACCACTGAACCGAACACCAATCATGAACTGAATAAAAcgtgataaacattcaatcagtaagaaaaatattttgcaTGCACAATGACTCAACTGAATACATTAACAATTAAGTGAATCAAAATGAGCAACTCCATTTAACCGAGCAAAATGTTGGTGTTGTTGGTGATGATTATAacgaaagaagaagaaaaagaatctGCGTgggcgaagaagaagaagcagaagaagaacCTACGTGCGCAAATTtaaaaaaaggaggagaaatACTATTCTTGCTCATTGAAAGTTGATCACCATTTATTTACCACATGAACATTGTTCGATTCGGTGACTTTTGTGATTTTGATTCACCAAATGAATGTTGTTCGGTTCGGTGGCCTCCTTTTACTTTATTCAGTGTTTAAGATTATTGTGATAGCATGCAACAATCTTTTCCTAGCTGTCTCACCGTAATAACCTCATTCAATTGATTTGAAgttgaatcattcattgttttTATTTAGAAGTGTAaatcgaagaagaaaacgaagaagaagaagaaacgaTGGAGCTTATTACGTTGAATTCAATGCAGATCAATAATGAAGAATGCAAGCAGAGAAGAAAAACGCAAACAGAGAAGAACGACGAATTTTAttaggttgaagaagaagaagaaagtttACGTTATATGAGGCGTGTATATAACAAACGCGTAAgggagttggggatgcgcgtcTGATTGAAGTTACTTAGATAACTTGGATGAAAAAATTACATTGATGTAAAACTTTTCTGtatcaataaaatatatttgattcaaatttttttaattagaataTAAATTACCTGTATCTTAAATAATCTCTATTTATTGTTATATAGTATAtacatttaaattaaaaaaaataaattaacaaaacttaaaaaatatactaatttgatataattattatttaattatagcATGGTCAATTGGATTTTTAACTGGTTGAGTTGAAGCATTATTTCAGCTGTTGGATATGTTggttttccagagaggatattTTGCGGTGTATACAACCCACCATGTATGTGGAATCTTAATAGACACACAAAAGCCACTGAGCACTCCCATCACCACCACACAGCGCATtcaacaaagaagaagaaatggcaATTCTGAGTTACTTAACGGTGACCGCAGCGGCCACACCAATGTCACCGGAGTCTCCGGGGTCAGCACCATCGCCGGAGCAGCCAAAGCAGACTAAGGTGATACTCCCAAAGAAGAAGCCGATGAAGTGGTCAACGGGTGTGGCACCAGGGGACTACGGTGGACCGCCAACCACCACAAAACTTCGCAAGTACTGGGGCGGCGAGGAGAAAGACCCTTTAGCCTCCGATGAGTTCATGTGGAACAAGGACTTTGTTGGTCGTTTCAAGAGGCTGATTCAGGATCCCCAACCTGCCCCTCTTACACCTCCTAAggtctcatttttttttaactcaCTTTCATTCTTGgttattgtttgaatttttttaactCTAGTAACTATAGTTGTGAATTTGACTAGATCAGTTAATCAATAACTCAACACTACACCAGTAGTCAGCTCACTCATTGCCTTAATTAAGTGTCGGGTTCGAATTCCGCCATGTGCATGTAATAATCTATTGGTTAACGGCAGACCCTTAAATAGAGTTCAAATCCACGATGgattaacttaaaaaaaaccTCAACACTAAAAACACTTATTCGAATTTaaaatattgaattttttttagcCTGCAACTCTTGTTTCAGTCAACTCTCTTGGAGACCCTCATACTTGGCCTAACTGGACCTAGCTTTTCCACAGTAGATCAATTTTGTTTGTCTCTGGGTTTTTTCAATGTTTTACTACTACTTGTAAATTGTAATCAATAACAATTTTGTcagaatttatttaattaatgtaGAGGAAGACCCAAAAGACCATACATGATGTGGTCAAATAGATCTACTAATAAATAGTTTCATTGTAGACGTGATACATGATAAGGCTCGATTGGGTCGCTTGATCGTATAGTCCAACCTATCTAGTGGGATAAGACtttgtttttgttattaattaatgTGTAATAGTTAGATAATTATCCATTGTACAAATGTGTATATGTAGTGTAGTGAAACTAATGCTTGGTCTTGGTCTTGTACCTAACTTGGGTATCACAGATGTATTCCATCTATGTAACATATTCAGAATCATGTGATCAGAGAAACGAAACTAACAAGTGCATAATCGTTTCCTTTTGTGATCTGTTTTCGTGTGTATTTGTTTTTGAGCTTGTGTTCATTTAGCTAATGAGTGTTGTGTTGTGCAAGCATAGAAAATGCATAAATAGGCATTTTGTTTGGGTAGAAATGGAAGATGAggttaattaatttaatgaaACCACGAATTAATCACGTAATCATTATTCTGCGGCACTTCTTAATTGTGTTGAATGTGTTGATTAACAGATACACTCATCAAAGACCGTATCTTAACATTTATGGATGTCATAGAATTGTGTGAAGAGCAGTTACTTTGCTTTTTATTACTTCACTTAAATTTGAGCTTAGGAATTAGAACAACACAACACAACACAATGCAAGATTAGATATCTAAGATGCACTTTTTATGGTCCTTGCTGACTAAAGCAATTTTTGGGGTGAAATGATTTCATATTTATTATGTTTGTTTGATTCTGACACAAATAAATTCCCTGTGAGCAGGAAGAGCCTTCTGGATTTCTAAGC includes:
- the LOC130932776 gene encoding SKP1-like protein 11, which codes for MDKWPSSNRYSLKAALMINYNPVIPSLCLPFLDLLIEIMSIKEKWLSAWCIKPVGGALVRQEPEYILLALMGSPLKKIMLCSSEKEIFNVEEQVMVQHSVIINNMIEDGSYNHEESKIPLDCVDSKTLKKVIDYCTHHTHHQNDNQEDLEAWDAQFLNVDSNGLYDLLMAANYLEIRNLLDLIYGTIKNMIKGKKIDEIRRIFNIKDHGFTSEEEEQNRKEYPHFY